A window from Primulina eburnea isolate SZY01 chromosome 2, ASM2296580v1, whole genome shotgun sequence encodes these proteins:
- the LOC140823119 gene encoding uncharacterized protein — protein sequence MAASIAALLRRKPSCKTFSSASTSTPLCLPHFKEVFLHDWWLIKADSDAHGKRLGVGGFTTESHGTRGFLSAPIVKRHDAVTLQATDGITITVNGHLNRSRTLNNGFPLKVCNDFVFGFPFYWEEFAPLSFDRLETASENSEHVSLDALPITIQRDLFIGNLGHPESSLAVKNIFDDILQSTSAGTSNDGELGSKKASPFNMKSTVSTPDEALLNGLRSKAQRKQKGSKNARIAESSTNVKLKLVQENNDVAGRGVLTSGPLTRSRSRLIMRTA from the exons ATGGCGGCCTCCATTGCAGCTCTTCTTCGCCGCAAGCCTTCTTGCAAAACATTCTCCTCCGCCTCTACCAGCACTCCGTTGTGCTTGCCGCACTTCAAAGAA GTATTTTTGCATGATTGGTGGCTTATAAAAGCAGATTCTGATGCTCATGGCAAACGATTGGGCGTTGGAGGTTTCACTACCGA GAGCCATGGGACAAGGGGTTTTCTCTCTGCCCCAATTGTAAAGAGACATGATGCTGTTACTCTTCAGGCAACTGACGGCATAACAATTACAGTAAATGGTCATCTTAATAGGTCTCGCACACTCAACAATGGCTTCCCTCTAAAG GTTTGCAATGATTTTGTTTTTGGGTTTCCATTTTACTGGGAAGAGTTTGCCCCCCTATCTTTTGATAGACTTGAAACAGCCTCAGAAAACTCAGAACATGTGTCATTGGATGCTCTTCCGATAACTATACAGCGTGATCTTTTCATCGGCAACCTAGGACATCCTGAATCCAGTTTggctgttaaaaatatttttgatgaCATACTTCAAAGcaccagtgcaggtacttccaATGATGGAGAATTGGGTTCGAAGAAAGCAAGCCCTTTTAATATGAAGAGCACGGTCTCCACCCCAGATGAAGCTTTATTGAATGGCTTAAGAAGTAAGGCTCAAAGAAAACAAAAGGGAAGTAAAAACGCGCGCATTGCAGAATCTTCTACTAATGTAAAGCTGAAACTTGTGCAAGAAAATAATGATGTTGCTGGTAGGGGTGTACTCACCAGCGGCCCCTTAACAAGAAGTAGAAGCCGATTGATTATGAGGACTGCATAG